A region of the Desulfuribacillus alkaliarsenatis genome:
TTATTTCCAGGCGATAAAGGCTCAATTCATTACGAGGTTGAGCTAGTAATCCATATAGGTCAAGATTATATTGATGGTATCACAGTGGATGAAATAGTAGATAAAATGGCTATAGGTATTGACTTTACTTTGAGGGACGTTCAATCGGCGTTAAAGGAAAAGGGACATCCATGGCTGCTAGCAAAGGGTTTTCCAAATTCTGCGCTCTTAAGTCCTTTTATAGATTTCTCAGGTGCTGAGGATTGTAAAAGAACAAGCTTTGCCTTATTGAAGAATGGCGAACAGGTGCAAATAGGCAACATAAGCGATATGATATTTAACTTACAGATAATTATCGACTACATAGCTAAGAATTTTGGTTTAGGAAAAGGGGATATTATCTTCACAGGCACTCCAGAGGGCGTCGGAGAAGTTGCAGACAATGATGAGATGCAGCTTAAATGGGGAGAAAATATCCTTGGAGGCTGCAGGATTATATTAGCAAAATGATTTAAAGATTTTTGAACAAACAACAAAAATCAACCATAGTATACAGTAGAGAGCCTATATGATTATAAGATGGCTCTTTTTATTTTACACTATCAGAGTTTATAAAATTTAATGATGATAGTATAACGGCAACTAAGGCATTCACCTGCGTCAAGGACTTGGTGAATACCAAGTTTTGTTTACGAATGTGCTACTAAGCATTTAC
Encoded here:
- a CDS encoding fumarylacetoacetate hydrolase family protein, coding for MTSLKDIKNIYCVGRNYELHAKELNNKVPTKPMIFSKPTHSTVEANGQEILFPGDKGSIHYEVELVIHIGQDYIDGITVDEIVDKMAIGIDFTLRDVQSALKEKGHPWLLAKGFPNSALLSPFIDFSGAEDCKRTSFALLKNGEQVQIGNISDMIFNLQIIIDYIAKNFGLGKGDIIFTGTPEGVGEVADNDEMQLKWGENILGGCRIILAK